Proteins encoded in a region of the Cheilinus undulatus linkage group 8, ASM1832078v1, whole genome shotgun sequence genome:
- the hapln2 gene encoding hyaluronan and proteoglycan link protein 2 has product MNCAVILLLTSGCFTWSSVIYTSHRAGSNKLKYLLEPPVYAEVVGRRGGNVTLPCILRTKPSHYKVKWTKLESENTGQENIIMISNSHSFKQYGHLGPRAALRKAHTMDASLLLSRLKLEDGGSYRCELINGIEDESVFVSLRIEGVVFPYQGKNGRYKFTFQEAKDACTEQDGILASYSQLFRAWTEGLDWCNAGWLEDGTVHYPIIQPRPACGGEVLPGIRSYGPKDKKQDQFDAFCFTSQTAGSVSYISGSFSFEQAERACGRQGAELALVGHLYSAWHFQKYDQCDGGWLRDGSVRFPISNPRERCGGIPEAGVRSFGFPDKKKHLYGAYCYR; this is encoded by the exons ATGAACTGTGCTGTGATTCTTCTGTTAACATCAGGCTGCTTCACCTGGTCATCAGTGATATACACCTCCCACAGAGCAG GGTCCAATAAGCTGAAGTACCTCCTGGAGCCTCCAGTGTACGCCGAGGTCGTAGGTCGACGTGGAGGTAACGTCACTTTGCCGTGCATCCTGAGAACCAAACCCAGCCACTATAAAGTGAAATGGACAAAGCTGGAGTCAGAAAACACAGGACAGGAGAACATTATTATGATCTCAAATTCACACTCCTTTAAACAGTACGGCCATCTCGGCCCGAGGGCCGCTCTCAGGAAAGCTCACACCATGGACGCCTCGTTGCTGCTCAGCCGACTGAAGCTGGAGGACGGCGGCTCGTATCGCTGCGAGCTCATCAACGGCATCGAGGACGAGAGCGTCTTCGTCTCTCTGAGGATTGAAG GCGTGGTGTTTCCATATCAGGGTAAAAATGGACGCTACAAATTCACCTTCCAAGAAGCTAAGGATGCCTGTACCGAGCAGGACGGTATTTTAGCTTCGTACAGCCAGCTGTTCAGAG CGTGGACAGAGGGTCTGGACTGGTGTAACGCCGGCTGGTTAGAGGACGGAACCGTTCATTACCCCATCATTCAGCCCCGGCCTGCCTGTGGAGGAGAGGTGCTTCCTGGTATCAGAAGTTATGGaccaaaagataaaaaacaggATCAGTTTGATGCTTTCTGCTTCACCTCACAGACCGCTG GCTCTGTTTCCTACATTTCCGGCTCGTTCTCCTTCGAGCAGGCTGAACGTGCGTGCGGACGTCAGGGCGCTGAGCTGGCGTTGGTCGGCCATCTCTACTCCGCCTGGCATTTCCAGAAATACGACCAGTGTGATGGAGGATGGTTGAGGGACGGCAGCGTGAGGTTTCCCATCAGTAACCCCAGAGAGCGCTGTGGAGGCATCCCCGAGGCAGGCGTGCGCTCGTTTGGATTCCCCGACAAGAAGAAGCATCTTTACGGAGCCTACTGTTATAGGTAG